In Ochrobactrum vermis, the following proteins share a genomic window:
- a CDS encoding acyl carrier protein, whose translation MSSTFDKVADIIAETSEIDRDTITPDSHTIDDLGIDSLDFLDIVFAIDKAFGIKIPLEQWTQEVNEGKVPTEEYFVLKNLCAKIDELVAAKKG comes from the coding sequence TTGTCCTCTACTTTTGACAAAGTCGCCGACATCATCGCCGAAACCAGTGAAATCGACCGTGACACCATCACGCCAGATAGCCACACCATCGACGATCTGGGCATTGACAGCCTCGACTTCCTCGACATCGTCTTCGCTATCGACAAAGCTTTCGGCATCAAGATTCCGCTTGAGCAGTGGACCCAGGAAGTGAACGAAGGCAAGGTTCCGACCGAAGAATACTTCGTCCTCAAGAACCTCTGCGCAAAAATCGACGAGCTGGTTGCAGCCAAAAAAGGCTGA